One Nostoc sp. UHCC 0302 DNA window includes the following coding sequences:
- a CDS encoding nitroreductase family protein: MTQKLAQTQYPVHNFIQSRWSPRAFADRSVEQDKLLSLLKAARWAPSSYNHQPWSFIVATKDDSTEYNRLLSTLVEFNQGWAKNAPVLILAVAKILTDDGKTNRHAFHDVGLALENLILQATSLGLFAHQIAGFNADTAREIYQIPEDYEPATVVTVGYPGDPQSLPDGLRDRELAPRVRKPLKEFVFTGQWGHTSALLKD, encoded by the coding sequence ATGACGCAGAAACTTGCCCAAACGCAATACCCTGTTCATAACTTTATCCAGAGTCGTTGGAGTCCTAGAGCTTTTGCCGATCGCTCAGTTGAGCAGGATAAACTACTCTCATTGCTAAAAGCAGCCCGTTGGGCACCTTCTTCCTACAATCATCAGCCTTGGAGCTTTATTGTTGCCACCAAAGATGACTCAACAGAATACAATCGTCTACTTAGTACCTTGGTTGAGTTTAATCAAGGATGGGCGAAAAATGCTCCGGTACTGATACTTGCAGTCGCTAAAATCCTTACTGACGACGGGAAGACAAACAGACACGCATTTCATGATGTCGGACTGGCTTTAGAAAACCTGATCCTTCAGGCGACTTCTCTTGGTTTATTTGCCCATCAAATAGCGGGATTTAATGCAGATACCGCCAGGGAAATATACCAAATTCCAGAAGACTATGAGCCTGCAACTGTGGTGACAGTTGGCTATCCTGGCGATCCCCAAAGCCTCCCTGATGGACTACGCGATCGCGAACTGGCTCCCCGTGTCCGCAAGCCGTTGAAAGAATTTGTCTTTACTGGACAGTGGGGACATACCTCCGCCTTGTTAAAAGACTAA
- a CDS encoding acyl-CoA dehydrogenase family protein — protein sequence MIKSPDKLADTTIQFSTPVRANSPELQQLFDFIALGASERDRDRILPHNVVELIRRSRLGALRIPVAEGGGGSTARELFEVVIQLGDADPNVAHIVRNHFSVTERILRSQRTQRNQRWLKAVVDGAIIGLATTELEVKRSGGGQVANTKLTPDDHGYRLNGTKYYSTGSLYADLIFVRVLVPDGTKAFILIPTNREGIDLVDDWDGFGQRLTSTGTTIFTNVRVEADEVIFETDTDKDNLPYNIVPQLFLTAINAGIIRSVLRDATALVRTRPRTFYHAVAEQAADDPILQQTVGQIAANAFAAEAIVLAAADGLDRLPAAQAQGEEAETAAALATSLSAAKAKLIVDDLALRSATLLFEVGGASTTKKSSNFDRHWRNARTLSSHNPNHFKARAIGDYEINGTPLPTRGFF from the coding sequence ATGATTAAGAGTCCAGACAAACTTGCAGATACGACAATTCAATTTTCGACTCCTGTGAGAGCAAATTCACCAGAACTTCAGCAGCTGTTTGATTTCATTGCTCTGGGAGCAAGTGAGCGTGATCGCGATCGCATCCTTCCTCATAATGTGGTTGAATTAATCCGGCGTTCTAGGTTGGGTGCATTGCGAATCCCCGTTGCTGAAGGTGGTGGTGGTAGCACGGCACGTGAACTATTCGAGGTCGTGATTCAGCTGGGGGATGCCGATCCAAACGTGGCTCACATTGTACGGAATCATTTCTCTGTTACAGAGCGAATTTTGCGTTCTCAGCGCACCCAAAGGAATCAGCGATGGCTGAAAGCCGTCGTCGATGGCGCGATTATTGGACTCGCTACGACCGAACTAGAAGTCAAACGATCTGGTGGCGGCCAAGTCGCGAATACAAAATTAACACCCGATGACCACGGCTATCGGCTGAATGGGACGAAGTATTACAGCACTGGCAGCCTTTATGCAGACTTGATTTTCGTGCGTGTGCTAGTACCCGATGGCACTAAAGCGTTTATACTCATTCCCACCAATCGCGAGGGCATTGACCTTGTGGATGACTGGGATGGCTTCGGTCAAAGGCTTACAAGCACTGGAACGACAATATTTACAAATGTCCGTGTAGAGGCGGACGAAGTAATTTTTGAGACAGACACAGACAAAGACAACCTGCCATACAATATCGTCCCGCAATTATTTTTAACAGCAATCAATGCTGGCATTATTCGCAGCGTTCTGCGTGATGCTACAGCCCTCGTCCGTACCCGACCCCGGACTTTCTACCATGCCGTAGCCGAGCAAGCAGCAGATGACCCAATCTTGCAGCAGACTGTCGGGCAGATTGCCGCCAATGCCTTTGCTGCCGAAGCGATTGTTTTAGCAGCAGCTGATGGTCTGGATCGCCTCCCTGCTGCCCAAGCTCAGGGTGAAGAGGCAGAAACGGCTGCGGCACTGGCAACTTCTCTGAGTGCAGCCAAAGCCAAATTGATTGTCGATGATTTGGCTCTACGTTCAGCCACCTTGTTGTTTGAAGTTGGTGGGGCTTCAACAACAAAGAAAAGCTCCAACTTTGATCGCCACTGGCGCAACGCCCGTACCTTATCCTCACACAACCCAAATCATTTTAAGGCTCGTGCGATCGGAGACTACGAAATTAACGGCACGCCTCTGCCGACAAGAGGATTCTTCTAA
- a CDS encoding LLM class flavin-dependent oxidoreductase, with the protein MSSSKQLKLGAFMRPISIHTGAWRYPGALPDANFNFPALKQFIQKLEQGKFDAFFMADHLAVLNMPVNALKRSHTVTSFEPFTLLSALASVTEHIGLVATASTTYDQPYHIARRFASLDHISGGRAGWNIVTTANPDAALNFGLEEEVEHDERYRRAREFYDVVTGLWDSFADDAFIRDVEAGIYFDPAKLHVLNHQGKYLSVRGPLNIARPVQGWPVIVQAGASEAGRQLAAETAEAVFAPASNLEAGKALFADIKGRARAIGRDPDSIKILPGALVIVGETVAEAYTMRLHLDSLVHYDSGIASLNSALGYDVSGFDPDGPLPEIPSTNAGHSSRERVIALAQRENLTIRQLAQRIGSYGGLAFVGTPQTIADDMEQWLTEEGSDGFNIMFPFVPEGLNDFVDKVVPELQSRGIFRKEYEGKTLRENLGLARPVNRFFQTSLV; encoded by the coding sequence ATGAGCAGTTCGAAGCAATTGAAACTGGGTGCATTCATGCGCCCGATCAGCATACATACTGGCGCTTGGCGCTATCCTGGGGCTTTGCCTGATGCTAATTTCAACTTCCCGGCGCTGAAACAATTTATTCAAAAACTAGAACAAGGCAAATTTGACGCATTCTTCATGGCCGATCACTTAGCGGTGCTGAATATGCCAGTCAACGCGCTCAAACGCAGCCATACTGTCACTTCTTTCGAGCCTTTTACCCTGCTTTCTGCCCTTGCCAGCGTCACCGAACACATTGGGCTGGTAGCCACTGCTTCCACGACATACGACCAGCCTTACCACATCGCTCGCCGCTTTGCGTCTCTCGACCATATTAGTGGCGGTCGTGCTGGCTGGAACATCGTCACCACAGCCAATCCAGACGCAGCGCTCAACTTTGGTTTAGAAGAAGAGGTAGAGCATGATGAACGTTATCGGCGGGCTAGAGAATTTTATGATGTCGTCACGGGTCTTTGGGATTCCTTTGCTGATGATGCCTTCATTCGGGATGTGGAAGCAGGGATTTATTTCGATCCTGCAAAGCTTCACGTTCTGAATCATCAGGGAAAATATCTCTCGGTGCGGGGACCATTGAACATCGCTAGACCTGTCCAAGGCTGGCCGGTAATCGTTCAGGCAGGCGCATCCGAAGCCGGACGGCAATTAGCTGCCGAAACCGCCGAGGCTGTGTTTGCACCTGCTAGTAATCTGGAAGCTGGTAAAGCTTTATTTGCAGACATTAAAGGACGGGCGCGGGCGATCGGACGCGATCCAGACAGCATAAAAATCCTTCCAGGTGCTTTAGTCATCGTGGGGGAAACCGTCGCCGAAGCATACACCATGCGTCTTCATTTAGATAGCCTAGTACATTATGACAGTGGGATCGCTAGCCTCAATAGTGCGCTTGGCTACGACGTTTCGGGTTTTGATCCCGATGGCCCCTTGCCAGAAATTCCATCGACTAACGCTGGTCACTCTTCACGAGAAAGAGTAATAGCCTTAGCGCAACGTGAGAACTTGACTATTCGACAACTAGCGCAACGCATCGGTAGTTATGGCGGGCTGGCCTTCGTCGGCACGCCCCAAACTATCGCCGATGATATGGAACAATGGTTGACAGAGGAAGGATCTGACGGCTTCAACATCATGTTCCCTTTTGTTCCTGAAGGGCTGAACGATTTCGTTGACAAGGTTGTGCCAGAACTCCAAAGCCGTGGGATCTTTCGCAAAGAGTATGAGGGCAAGACGCTGCGTGAAAATCTCGGATTGGCACGCCCCGTTAACCGCTTCTTCCAGACCAGTCTGGTGTAA
- a CDS encoding class I SAM-dependent methyltransferase — protein sequence MTDERSHLRTTFNQVALLYDQVRPGYPEALFDDVVSLSQITPDGRILEIGCGTGQATVPFARRGYHILCIELGKNLARVAQKNLAAYPQVEVRNIAFEDWVTEENAFDLVISATAFHWLDPSIAYKKTAQALRYEGAIALFWNEHVYSDASNGFFEEVQQLYCRFVPELVKDDQPLLREHEVPSKTDEIEQTGLFGKVTYCSYRWDAEYDTATYLNLLNTYSGHLSLDSIKRARFFDAIAELINTKFNGQITKGYLTTLYVAHLFSKGTGNRE from the coding sequence ATGACAGATGAAAGAAGTCACTTAAGAACCACTTTTAATCAAGTAGCGCTGTTGTATGACCAAGTTCGACCAGGATATCCAGAAGCGCTTTTTGACGATGTGGTGTCTCTCTCACAAATCACTCCAGACGGAAGGATATTAGAGATTGGTTGTGGTACTGGTCAGGCAACTGTGCCCTTTGCCCGCCGGGGTTATCATATACTCTGCATTGAGTTGGGTAAGAATCTTGCTAGGGTTGCCCAAAAAAATCTGGCTGCTTATCCGCAAGTAGAAGTGCGTAACATCGCTTTTGAGGATTGGGTAACGGAAGAAAATGCTTTTGATTTAGTGATTTCGGCGACTGCTTTCCATTGGCTTGACCCAAGTATTGCTTACAAAAAAACGGCTCAAGCCCTCAGATATGAAGGAGCGATCGCGCTATTTTGGAATGAGCACGTATATAGTGATGCTAGTAATGGCTTCTTTGAGGAGGTGCAGCAGCTATATTGCCGCTTTGTTCCTGAGTTAGTTAAAGATGATCAGCCTCTTCTTCGTGAGCATGAAGTACCTAGTAAAACGGATGAGATTGAGCAAACCGGTTTGTTTGGTAAAGTGACATATTGCTCTTATCGATGGGATGCAGAATATGATACTGCGACCTATCTCAACCTCTTGAATACCTACTCTGGTCATCTCAGTTTGGATAGCATTAAAAGGGCGCGTTTTTTTGATGCGATCGCTGAATTAATTAATACTAAATTCAATGGTCAAATTACTAAAGGTTACTTAACTACTTTATACGTAGCCCACCTATTTTCAAAGGGAACAGGGAACAGGGAATAG
- a CDS encoding IS630 family transposase (programmed frameshift), whose protein sequence is MAELQEFIDNRPDAREVRKALAVKLVYQGYKYEEIQTTLDVSIGSITSWKNTYKEYGISGLRLNYQGRKSYLSDEQREKVLSWLQTKDIWKLGELEYKLAFEYDVIYESKRSYYDLFDEAGISWKKTTALNPKADKEAVAAQKKQIESLLESNREEIESARLRVLLIDECHLLWGDLTGYVWGKTDQEIAVEIINERDKQTYYGAVDYLNGKLLMKAYKAGNSDNTIDYLRYLLDQSKSQRLLLFWNGASYHRSHLVQNFLAEVNQGLAEEQWQIHCIHFAPNCPSQNPIEDIWLQPKTWLRRFCALIPSFSHLKWMFEWFIRHTTFDFATLQMYGAFSEIKY, encoded by the exons ATCGCAGAACTACAAGAATTTATAGATAATCGCCCAGATGCCCGTGAAGTGAGGAAAGCTTTAGCAGTGAAACTGGTTTATCAAGGCTACAAATATGAGGAAATTCAAACAACTTTAGATGTATCTATTGGTTCGATAACAAGCTGGAAGAACACCTATAAGGAATATGGAATTTCGGGACTACGCTTAAATTATCAAGGTAGAAAGAGTTATCTGAGCGATGAACAGCGAGAAAAAGTATTAAGTTGGTTGCAAACTAAAGATATTTGGAAACTGGGTGAATTGGAGTACAAATTAGCATTTGAATATGATGTGATCTACGAATCAAAACGAAGCTATTACGATTTGTTTGACGAGGCAGGAATTAGTTGGAAGAAAACCACTGCCTTGAACCCAAAGGCTGATAAAGAGGCTGTTGCCGC GCAAAAAAAACAGATTGAATCATTGTTGGAAAGCAACAGAGAGGAAATAGAATCAGCAAGGCTGAGAGTATTATTAATAGATGAGTGCCATCTTCTCTGGGGAGACTTAACCGGATATGTCTGGGGAAAAACTGATCAAGAAATTGCTGTGGAAATTATTAATGAACGAGATAAACAGACATATTATGGGGCGGTTGACTATCTCAATGGTAAGTTACTTATGAAAGCTTACAAAGCTGGTAATTCCGACAATACGATTGATTATTTACGTTATTTATTAGACCAGTCTAAGAGCCAACGATTACTTCTTTTTTGGAATGGCGCTTCTTACCATCGTTCTCATCTTGTCCAAAACTTTTTAGCCGAGGTAAACCAAGGTTTAGCAGAAGAACAATGGCAAATTCACTGCATACATTTTGCTCCTAATTGCCCATCACAAAATCCAATTGAGGATATTTGGTTACAACCTAAAACCTGGTTGCGGCGTTTTTGTGCTTTGATTCCTTCGTTCTCTCATCTGAAGTGGATGTTTGAGTGGTTTATCCGACACACTACCTTTGATTTTGCCACTCTTCAAATGTACGGAGCTTTTTCAGAAATCAAATATTAG
- a CDS encoding aldo/keto reductase, which translates to MTKYVNLGKTGLKVSRITLGTMTYGSRKLREWVLEEEESRPFIKLALELGINFFDTADVYSLGASEEIVGRALKDFAKRDQVVIATKVHGKVGDGPNDRGLSRKHIFDSIDASLRRLQTDYVDLYQIHRWDYETPIEETLEALHDIVKAGKVRYLGISSVYAWQFAKALYTADIHGWTRFVSIQNHYNLVYREEEREVIPLALDQGIGIIPWSPLARGFLAGNRSKSDHGQTLRAKTDEFAHNLYYQDSDFKVVDRVVELAAKRGVKPTQIALAWLLHQPGVTSPIIGASKIEHLKEAVEAVDLELSDEERKFLEEPYTPHPILGHQ; encoded by the coding sequence ATGACGAAATATGTAAATCTTGGCAAAACTGGGCTAAAAGTATCCCGTATTACACTAGGCACGATGACTTATGGTTCGCGTAAATTGCGCGAATGGGTATTAGAAGAAGAAGAAAGTCGTCCATTTATCAAACTGGCTTTGGAATTGGGGATTAATTTCTTTGATACCGCCGATGTCTATTCCTTGGGTGCTAGTGAAGAAATTGTCGGACGAGCGCTGAAAGACTTTGCCAAACGAGATCAAGTTGTGATTGCTACTAAAGTACATGGTAAAGTCGGCGATGGGCCTAATGACCGAGGACTATCTCGCAAACATATTTTTGATAGCATTGATGCTTCTTTACGGCGGCTACAGACTGATTATGTAGACTTGTACCAAATTCACCGTTGGGATTATGAAACACCAATCGAAGAAACCCTAGAAGCACTGCATGATATTGTCAAAGCAGGTAAAGTCCGTTACTTAGGAATTTCTAGTGTTTACGCATGGCAGTTTGCTAAAGCCCTTTATACAGCAGACATTCACGGCTGGACTCGTTTTGTATCAATTCAAAATCACTACAACCTAGTTTATCGGGAAGAAGAACGAGAAGTAATACCCTTAGCCCTAGATCAAGGGATTGGTATTATTCCTTGGAGTCCCTTGGCGCGGGGCTTTTTAGCAGGGAATCGCAGCAAGTCAGATCATGGCCAAACACTGCGGGCAAAAACTGACGAATTTGCTCACAATCTCTACTATCAAGATTCAGATTTTAAAGTAGTCGATCGCGTAGTTGAATTAGCTGCAAAACGGGGTGTGAAACCCACACAAATTGCCCTAGCTTGGCTATTGCATCAACCAGGTGTGACATCTCCGATAATTGGCGCTAGTAAGATAGAACATCTTAAAGAGGCTGTGGAGGCAGTGGATTTAGAGCTTTCTGATGAAGAGCGCAAATTTTTAGAAGAACCTTACACACCCCATCCTATACTAGGGCATCAGTAA
- a CDS encoding D-2-hydroxyacid dehydrogenase, producing the protein MVKLILPIELTAEIEPHLPSDTKFVRVDSDGNFDSDPGDAEVYLNGFKLKPTTLHKVLAAAPGIRWQQTPSAGVNHILTPIFLEHDIILTNGAGVHAIPISEFVLSLILYHAKQLRQLQADHDQRKWEKSWLVLPELANSTVLILGTGNIGQAIAARIKPFGARVWGGRRRPEPLPNFDKIVGTNEWHTLLPEVDYIIVATPLTPETKALIDETVLRSLPSHAYLINVGRGSVVDESALTKALTEGWIAGAGLDTVSIEPLPPESPLWSLPNLFITPHTSAISPALKGRITDLFLDNLERYQGNKPLRNVVNKEAGY; encoded by the coding sequence GTGGTCAAACTAATTTTACCGATAGAACTTACTGCCGAGATTGAGCCACACCTACCATCGGATACAAAATTTGTGCGGGTAGATAGTGATGGTAATTTTGATAGCGATCCTGGTGATGCTGAAGTTTATCTCAATGGGTTTAAATTGAAGCCGACCACTCTACATAAGGTGCTGGCAGCTGCTCCTGGAATACGTTGGCAACAGACTCCTAGTGCTGGTGTTAATCACATTTTGACACCGATTTTTCTCGAACACGATATCATTCTGACTAATGGCGCGGGGGTTCATGCGATTCCGATTTCGGAATTTGTCTTAAGTTTGATCCTCTATCACGCCAAACAGTTACGGCAATTGCAAGCAGATCACGATCAACGCAAATGGGAAAAAAGCTGGTTAGTACTACCAGAGTTAGCAAATTCAACTGTGTTAATTCTTGGGACTGGAAACATAGGTCAGGCGATCGCAGCTCGTATTAAACCATTTGGAGCGAGAGTTTGGGGTGGTCGTCGTCGTCCTGAACCTCTACCAAATTTTGATAAAATCGTCGGCACAAATGAATGGCACACATTATTGCCAGAAGTTGACTATATAATTGTGGCGACACCTCTAACACCAGAAACCAAAGCTTTAATTGATGAAACAGTACTGCGATCGCTACCCAGTCATGCTTATTTAATTAATGTCGGTCGCGGTTCAGTTGTAGATGAATCAGCATTAACCAAGGCTCTCACTGAAGGCTGGATTGCAGGTGCAGGATTAGACACAGTTTCTATTGAACCCTTACCGCCAGAAAGTCCTCTATGGTCATTACCTAACCTCTTTATTACACCCCATACTTCCGCAATTTCCCCAGCATTGAAAGGACGGATTACAGACTTGTTCCTTGATAACTTAGAGCGTTACCAAGGCAATAAGCCATTACGGAATGTAGTCAATAAGGAAGCAGGATACTAA
- a CDS encoding ferredoxin family protein, with the protein MIEIVDSDRCIGCDICVKVCPRDVFDSGNDGIAVIARKSDCQTCFLCELYCPVDALYVSPYAELDDEVDTEQLITQNLLGSYTRNMGWHHGKMGGTDKDPTQQLRILNRARQDNAKLNET; encoded by the coding sequence ATGATTGAAATTGTTGATAGCGATCGCTGTATCGGCTGTGATATCTGCGTGAAAGTTTGTCCGCGCGATGTCTTCGATTCCGGAAACGATGGAATAGCCGTAATTGCTCGTAAATCAGATTGTCAGACTTGTTTTTTGTGCGAGTTGTATTGCCCTGTTGATGCGCTTTATGTCTCGCCTTATGCCGAACTGGACGATGAGGTTGATACAGAACAGTTAATTACCCAAAACTTGCTGGGTAGTTACACCCGTAACATGGGTTGGCATCATGGCAAAATGGGAGGCACTGACAAAGATCCAACTCAACAACTTAGAATTTTGAACAGGGCAAGGCAGGATAATGCAAAATTGAATGAAACATAA
- a CDS encoding FAD-binding protein yields the protein MNIKTFQVSTAQSVITTDVLVLGGGPAGSWAALSAAKQGARVVLADKGYCGTSGATAPSNTGTWYLPKGAERDAEVERRLSRSSGLADRRWLQRVIEQAQIGLDDLGNNGYPFPFDEQGNPYRANLRGPDYMRFMRQRAIAAGVRILDHHPALELFWADGAIAGAAGIHPRTGNRWEVRAGAVVLATGGCAFLSHALGCDGNTGDGYLMAAEAGVRLSGMEFSSQYGLSPAHTSVTKGLTFTFASFYLEDGSPLPETGEDRAVRIARQLVAGEKVYALMNRGNPIEHEWLRQGQPNCFLPFERIGLDPFQQPFPVTLRSEGTVRGVGGLEIINNDCATKVPGLYAAGDAASRENLTGAVSGGGSPNASWAIASGTWSGRAAALFAASLGDKAGTRLVRGLGQAGLRPRKQPLEDELISEAISAVQAETLPLDVNFFRSGARIALSRQRLDAVWADISDYLVGEGRNALRAREAAAMAATARWIWASADARKESRGMHRRTDFTKTDVQQTRRIFTSGIDDVVVVAAENQLQEVA from the coding sequence ATGAATATAAAAACTTTTCAAGTCTCGACAGCACAGAGTGTAATTACCACTGATGTCTTAGTTTTGGGTGGCGGGCCGGCTGGCAGTTGGGCAGCACTTTCAGCAGCAAAGCAAGGTGCCCGTGTCGTCCTAGCGGATAAGGGGTATTGCGGTACATCAGGGGCAACGGCTCCATCCAATACTGGGACATGGTATCTTCCCAAAGGCGCAGAACGTGATGCAGAAGTTGAGCGTCGGCTGTCTCGCTCATCAGGACTTGCCGATCGCCGTTGGTTGCAGCGTGTGATTGAGCAGGCACAAATAGGTTTAGATGATTTAGGGAATAACGGCTATCCTTTTCCTTTTGATGAGCAAGGCAATCCCTACCGTGCTAACTTGCGCGGGCCAGATTATATGCGCTTCATGCGCCAAAGAGCGATCGCAGCTGGTGTACGCATTCTTGACCATCATCCCGCACTCGAACTATTTTGGGCCGATGGTGCGATCGCAGGTGCAGCAGGTATTCATCCGCGCACTGGGAATCGCTGGGAAGTCAGAGCAGGTGCCGTTGTGCTGGCGACTGGCGGATGCGCTTTTCTGTCTCATGCACTAGGTTGCGATGGTAATACCGGTGATGGTTATCTCATGGCAGCAGAGGCAGGAGTCAGGCTATCTGGGATGGAATTTTCCTCGCAATATGGCTTGTCACCCGCTCATACTTCTGTGACTAAGGGATTGACCTTTACCTTCGCCAGTTTTTATCTGGAGGATGGCTCTCCCTTACCGGAAACTGGGGAAGACCGAGCTGTACGTATTGCGCGCCAGTTGGTTGCGGGTGAAAAAGTGTATGCTCTAATGAATCGCGGCAACCCTATTGAACATGAATGGTTGCGCCAGGGTCAACCTAACTGCTTTCTACCATTTGAGAGGATTGGTTTAGATCCATTCCAGCAACCCTTCCCAGTGACGCTACGCTCCGAAGGAACTGTTCGCGGCGTAGGTGGACTGGAAATCATCAACAATGATTGCGCTACAAAAGTGCCGGGACTTTATGCCGCCGGTGATGCAGCCTCTCGAGAAAATCTTACAGGGGCAGTTTCAGGAGGGGGAAGCCCTAATGCATCCTGGGCGATCGCTAGTGGGACTTGGAGTGGCCGCGCAGCAGCACTTTTTGCTGCCTCTTTAGGCGACAAAGCCGGGACACGCTTGGTTCGTGGTTTAGGTCAAGCAGGTTTGCGTCCCCGTAAACAGCCGCTAGAGGATGAGCTAATATCGGAAGCGATTAGTGCTGTTCAGGCTGAAACCTTGCCACTTGATGTTAATTTCTTTCGTTCTGGAGCGAGGATAGCGCTGTCACGTCAACGTTTGGATGCAGTATGGGCAGATATTAGCGATTATCTAGTAGGTGAGGGTCGCAATGCTCTACGCGCACGGGAAGCTGCGGCGATGGCGGCCACAGCTCGCTGGATCTGGGCGAGTGCGGATGCACGTAAAGAAAGTAGAGGAATGCACCGACGCACGGATTTTACAAAAACTGACGTGCAACAAACAAGAAGAATATTTACCAGTGGTATCGATGATGTTGTGGTTGTCGCCGCAGAAAATCAGTTGCAAGAGGTAGCGTAA
- a CDS encoding PhnD/SsuA/transferrin family substrate-binding protein, whose protein sequence is MLRIGYFTAADITKSRQVLEKRLNPLGIQVQWAQFKDGPQLLEAINVGGLDVGAVGETPPIFAQAAGIPFVLLANTIPGTGEGSEIVVPEDSPIKTIADLKGKGIAFQRATASQYFVVKALQEGGLELKDVKHLNLI, encoded by the coding sequence TTGTTAAGAATTGGCTATTTTACTGCTGCGGATATCACCAAAAGTAGACAAGTTTTAGAGAAACGCTTGAATCCCTTGGGTATTCAAGTGCAGTGGGCGCAATTTAAAGATGGGCCACAGCTTTTAGAAGCAATAAATGTGGGTGGTTTGGATGTCGGTGCTGTTGGTGAAACTCCACCCATATTTGCCCAAGCAGCTGGTATTCCTTTTGTTCTTCTTGCTAATACTATACCGGGTACTGGTGAAGGTTCCGAGATCGTAGTACCGGAAGACTCCCCCATCAAAACTATAGCTGATTTAAAAGGTAAAGGAATTGCCTTTCAAAGAGCTACTGCTAGTCAATACTTTGTGGTTAAAGCTTTACAAGAAGGAGGATTAGAACTAAAAGATGTCAAACATCTCAATCTAATATAG